From the genome of Colletotrichum higginsianum IMI 349063 chromosome 4, whole genome shotgun sequence, one region includes:
- a CDS encoding Mitochondrial 2-oxoglutarate/malate carrier protein, with the protein MSSGSFKQAAEAARTRTSEVMKGDSVAVANDFLHTPFMRAALPFINGGLSGMVATSVIQPVDMVKVRIQLAGEGVAGGPKPTPLSVTREIIASGKALDLYTGLSAGLLRQAVYTTARLGFFDTFMGKLGQRAKDQGKTIGFKERATAGLAAGGLAAMIGNPADLALIRMQSDGLKPLAERKNYKSVIDALSGIAKSEGVGALWAGAAPTVVRAMALNFGQLAFFSEAKSQLKQNTQWSSQAQTLTASAIAGFFASFFSLPFDFVKTRLQKQSKGPDGKLPYKSMVDCFAKVAKQEGVMRFYRGFGTYYVRIAPHAMVTLIVADYLGFLTK; encoded by the exons ATGAGTTCTGGTTCCTTTAAGCAGGCAGCCGAGGCCGCACGAACTCGCACCTCCGAAGTCATGAAAGGAGACTCAGTCGCCGTCGCTAATGACTTCCTCCACACCCCGTTCATGAGGGCGGCTCTGCCTTTCATCAACGGCGGTCTCAGTGGCATGGTCGCCACATCGGTCATCCAGCCCGTCGACATGGTCAAGGTCCGCATCCAGCTTGCCGGCGAAGGTGTTGCTGGAGGACCCAAGCCCACGCCCTTGTCTGTCACGAGGGAGATCATTGCCAGCGGAAAGGCCCTCGACCTCTATACCGGACTGTCCGCCGGCCTCTTGCGTCAAGCCGTCTACACAACGGCCCGTCTGGGTTTCTTCGACACCTTCATGGGCAAGCTCGGCCAACGCGCCAAGGACCAGGGCAAGACTATTGGCTTCAAGGAACGCGCGaccgccggcctcgccgccggagGTCTGGCTGCCATGATCGGCAACCCTGCCGACCTGGCGCTCATCCGCATGCAGAGTGATGGGCTGAAGCCCCTGGCCGAACGCAAGAACTACAAGAgcgtcatcgacgccctcTCGGGCATCGCAAAGTCGGAAGGCGTTGGTGCCCTCTGGGCCGGTGCCGCCCCCACGGTCGTCCGTGCCATGGCCCTCAACTTTGGTCAGCTTGCCTTCTTCAGCGAGGCCAAGTCGCAGCTCAAGCAGAACACACAATGGTCCTCTCAGGCCCAGACCCTTACCGCCAGCGCCATTGCCGGGTTCTtcgccagcttcttctccctgCCCTTCGACTTCGTCAAGACTCGCTTGCAGAAGCAGTCCAAGGGCCCCGATGGAAAGCTGCCCTACAAGTCCATGGTCGACTGCTTCGCAAAGGTAGCCAAGCAGGAGGGCGTGATGCGCTTCTACCGCGGTTTCGGCACATATTACGTCCGCATTGCCCCCCATGC AATGGTAACGCTCATTGTAGCCGACTACCTTGGCTTCCTCACCAAATAG